TGTGGAGTACACCATCGATGGTGTCACTCAATGTCAGGTTTTCCCGGAGATAGGGCTCACCTTTGCGCGATATCTGAGGGCGTTTCTGAGACAAGATCCAGATATCATCATGGTCGGTGAGATCAGAGACAGGGAAACGGCTCAGCTTGCCGTCGAGGCCTCTCTTACAGGACACCTGGTTTTGAGCACCCTCCACACCAACACGGCGGCAGGTGCCGTGTCAAGGCTCATGGAGATGGGAATAGATCCACACCTCCTGGCTACTTCCCTGATAGGAGTTATAGGACAGAGACTTGTGAGGAAATTGTGTGACGAGTGCAAAATCCCGGGAGAAGTGGAAGATGAGAACGCAAAATCCTATTTCGAGCGCTTCTTTGGAAGAGTGCCTGACCAGATCTATTACCCATCTGAAGAGGGATGTCCTGCCTGTAGAGGGATGAGGTACAGAGGAAGAATGGCCATTGGAGAGGTTTTGATAGTTGATGAAGAGATGAGGGCATTGATATCCTCGAGGGCCAGTGAGATGGAAATCGCAAGACGCGCCATGGAAAAGGGTATGCGCCCCATGTTTGTGGATGCCCTTGAGAAGGTAATGCAGGGCCTGACGAGTCTTGAAGAAGTCTTCAGGGTGACCACCCTGCCATGAAGTACTTTTCCAGAAGCCCGGAAGACTGGAAAAAGTCGGATGAGGAAAAAGAGCGAAAAGAAAGAGAAAGGAGAAACAGAATTCGCCGAAGGGCGAACTTTATCATTGCTGTGAATCTCGCCATTGTGGTTTTCCTCTTCTTCTTCACGAAAGCCTTCTTTCCCAACAGACCAGAAGGTGTTGTTGGACAGTTCCAGATAGTGATTGACTCCAAGGAGTCATACCTTCCGGACGAACCTCTTGACATCAGGGTGAAGATCTACAACAGAGAAAGAAGAAAAGGAACACTTGTCCTCGAAGATTTTCTCTTCTCTGTGAAGAAAGACAAAAACGTGGTATACGAGTTTCACTATCCACAGCGGGTTGTGAAAGAACTCGGTGCCTTTGAGAGTGCTCTGGTCTTTGACCTGTCAAGAGAAGTGGGGTTGGTTGATCTGGGCGGTGGGGATTACCTGGTGACTGTTTCCATGAGAGTGAACGACCAGAGGGTGACCATGGGAAAGATCGTGACGGTCGTTGAAGAGTGGAGGGTCGAGGTTGATAACCTGAAAGACTTTTACTTTCCATACGAGGAGATCGACTTTTCAGTCTATCTTGAAAACATCAGTTCCAGACAGAGAGATATAACAGTAAAGAGTGTGACTTTGAAGATCTTGGAAGAAGATGAAAGAACGATCGTCGAGAAGAAGACAACGTTGGGAGAGATCTTCAGAGCGGCTCCTATGGGAACGGTAGAAGTTCACAGAGAAAGTCTTTCCACTCCTGAAGGGCCGGGGAATTACCTCATCGTTTTAGAACTGGAGACCGAAGAAGGCACTCTGAAACGCGTTTTGCCCTTAATTGTGACCGAAGAGTACCAGAAAGAGTTGAGAGGAACGATCCTGGTGATTGAAGGGCCGAAATTCGTGAGCGCTGGTGAGAGGTACGACTTTTCTGTGAAACTTTTGAATGAAGAGAAGAAGAGAAAGCATCTTGTTTTAAAAAACGTTCTGATCGTCATCACCAGAAAGGAACCTGTTTTTTCCTACTCCAGATCGGACGAGTTCAGGATCGTTCTGGATTCGTTTTCCTCCAGAGAGATCTTCAAAACAACGGCGTACGATCTTGTAAAGTTCTACGAACCTGGAACTTACAGAATGGTTGTGGTGGTGGAAAGCGAGGATGACAGATTCGTGAAAGAAATGGAAATAGTTGCTTCCGAGTGAGGTGAGAGTTATTCCGCATGAGAACAAGAGGATAAACTGGCTCATCGTGGTCATTGTTGGCACGTTGATGGTGTTTGGATTGTTCTCTCTGAGGAGTGCTACCTACGGAGAGAATGAAACGCTGTTTTCGAAACAGATGATCTGGGATGTTCTTGGTTTTTCACTAATGATCTCGATTCTTTTCGTAAAGGACAGTACCATAAGAAGACTTTCCGTGGTCCTGTACGTGGTCTCTGTTGTTTTGTTGATTGCACTCCTTTTAAAGGGAACGCCGATAGGTGGTTCTAGAAGGTGGTTCAAAATAGTAGGAATCAGTTTTCAACCTTCAGACCTAGCAAAGCTTTCCCTCATCGTTTTGCTTCCGTATCTTCTGGAAAGAAAGTGGTTCTGGAGGAGTCTTTTTCTCACTCTCGTTCCTGGAGTACTCGTCTTTCTGGAACCGGACCTCGGGACCGCTTTCTCTATGGGATTGATCTGGCTCTTTGCCGTTTTGTCTTCCAGAGTCGATAAGAAGCCCCTTTTTGTTCTCCTGGTGGTTGCTCTGATCCTGCTTCCTGTGTTCTT
This genomic window from Thermotoga sp. SG1 contains:
- a CDS encoding FtsW/RodA/SpoVE family cell cycle protein; this translates as MVVIVGTLMVFGLFSLRSATYGENETLFSKQMIWDVLGFSLMISILFVKDSTIRRLSVVLYVVSVVLLIALLLKGTPIGGSRRWFKIVGISFQPSDLAKLSLIVLLPYLLERKWFWRSLFLTLVPGVLVFLEPDLGTAFSMGLIWLFAVLSSRVDKKPLFVLLVVALILLPVFFFFGLKDYQRARILSFLNPEEYGRSYSYNVLQSIHAIGAGGFFGTGYMKGKANLMGYVPVSYTDFIVSVVGEEFGFLGIAFLLSLFGLFFFEVSRWILNVKDEYWEILMVSSCGLIWFHVFENVSMNLGLLPVTGVPLPFISYGGTSTIVFSLIAGLILKGIAIARVEKRA